GGGCTGGAGCGATGCGTTGATCATCCAATAGATGGGGAACAACATGATGGCGAGGAAGAGGATGCCCAGGAGCGTTGACGTGCGGGTTTTTATGGCACGACGCCGGAGCGCACTCCCGCGGATGCTGCTTCGATTCAGTGGTGCAGTAGTCATTGAGGGTTCCTACTCATCGACAGCGCGGCGATTTGCCCGCAGGTAGATGACGGCGAATACGAGGGAAATGAGGATCAAGATATTTGAGAATGCTGCGCCCACTCCGAACTCGAAGTTGACGAAGGATTCCTGGTAGGACCGCACCGCAATGGTTTGTGTGGCATTTGCAGGGCCACCATTTGTCAGGCCCAAGATGATGTCCAGAACCTTGATGGTGTAGACCACTCCGAGAATTAACACCACGCTGACAACAGGGCGAAGATTGGGCCAGGTGATGTACCGGAAGGCCTTCCACCCGGTGGCGCCGTCCAACTGCCCGGCTTCATAGAGTTCCTCTGGAATGTCTTGGAGGCCGCCGTAGAGCAAGGTGACATTGAAGGGAATGCCCACCCAGATGTTGACAAGAATGACGGCGATCAACGCCACGTCCGGGCTGGTCAGCCACCCAATGGCGGGGATGCCAAAAGCGCCAAGGAACTCGTTGAGAATTCCCGAATCTTGATCAAGGATGGAGCGCCAGGTTGCACTGGCCACGATCAGCGGCAGCAGCCACGGAAGCAACAGCATGGCCCGCAGGAATCCGCTCAGCGGAAATTTTCGGTTGAAGAAACTTGCCAGCGCCAGACCAATAATGAACTGGCCAAGAATGGAGGCAACCGTAAACAAGGCCGTGTTGAGCAAAGCAGGCCCAAACAAATTCGAGCTGATGACGGTCACGTAATTTTGGAACCCAACCCACGGGGCCTCACCAGTGAAAAAGGTTTTAGTGGTGTAGTCCTGCATGCTCATAATCAGGTTTTTGACTACGGGGTAACCAAAGAAAAGGACCAGATAGAGTCCAGCCGGAACCACAAAGAGGATCTTGGTGATGTTTTCACGGGCCCAAAAGCCTTGGCGCGACGTGGGTGCAGGGTCTTCGCTGGTTGCGCGTGACCGTTTGCGGGACGCGGCCCGGGCCTCTGTTGAAAGGGAAGTCATGGTGGCCTCTCTGCCGGTTCCGCAGCACCTAAGGCTGCGGAACCGGCGTCGAAATGATGGTGGCGTTAGCCCTTGGCGGCTTGGGCGAAGGCCTCGTCAACAGTGGCCTTACCCGTCAGTACCAGCTGGATGGCCGTGTAAATGGTGGTTGCGGCCTTGGGCCATTCGGCACCAAGATTTCCCGTCCGTGAGCGGGCGTTGGCAATCTGCTCGGTAAAGGAGGCCATGTCCGGCATCTTTTCTACGTACGCTGCTGCAAGCTCCGGCTTGGTGGGCACCGTGTAGCGTTCGGTGGCCAGTGAAATCTGATTGTCATCTGAGGTAATGCAGCTGATGAATTCGGCCGCTTTGCCCTGCTTGTCCTTGTTCCCTGTTTGCGGGATGGTCCACACTTCTCCGCCCAAAGGCGCGATGGGCGTTTGGCCGGCCTTGTTGACAGGCACCTGTACGGATCCCCATTCCAAGGACGAGTCCTCGTTGAGCGCGGGAATCTGCCACGGGCCGTTGATCATCATGGCCGCCTTGCCCGCCATGAACTGATCCTTAACATCTCCTTGGCCCCAGTTGATGGCGCCCTTGGAGACAGAGCCGTCGTCGACCAAGTCTTTCCACAACTGCAGCGCTTCCTTGTTCTGGGTCGAATCCAGCTCGGTTTCACTTCCACCATTGGTCCACATGAACGGCAGGAACTGCCAGGAGCCCTCATAGGTGGCGACGGCTGAAAATGCCATGCCATATTGGCTGCCGCTGGTCAGAGCCTTGGCAGTTGTTTTCAACTCATCCCAAGTTTTAGGTGGGGTCAGGCCAGCGTCAGCCAAGATCTTTTTGTTGTAGAACAGGCCCAGCGTGTTGGCTGTGGGGGCAAGGCCGTA
The Arthrobacter alpinus genome window above contains:
- a CDS encoding carbohydrate ABC transporter permease; the protein is MTSLSTEARAASRKRSRATSEDPAPTSRQGFWARENITKILFVVPAGLYLVLFFGYPVVKNLIMSMQDYTTKTFFTGEAPWVGFQNYVTVISSNLFGPALLNTALFTVASILGQFIIGLALASFFNRKFPLSGFLRAMLLLPWLLPLIVASATWRSILDQDSGILNEFLGAFGIPAIGWLTSPDVALIAVILVNIWVGIPFNVTLLYGGLQDIPEELYEAGQLDGATGWKAFRYITWPNLRPVVSVVLILGVVYTIKVLDIILGLTNGGPANATQTIAVRSYQESFVNFEFGVGAAFSNILILISLVFAVIYLRANRRAVDE
- a CDS encoding sugar ABC transporter substrate-binding protein — encoded protein: MNNQKKARWSKFLALAAITPLVLTACGGGTTASSGDATTLTLMDYYNNDPDKGLIQSAIDKCATDIGVTITREVVPGKDLIQKVLQKSSSKTLPDILMLDNPDVQEIASTGGLAPLSDFKVDTTGFAQGMLDAGTYDGEVYGLAPTANTLGLFYNKKILADAGLTPPKTWDELKTTAKALTSGSQYGMAFSAVATYEGSWQFLPFMWTNGGSETELDSTQNKEALQLWKDLVDDGSVSKGAINWGQGDVKDQFMAGKAAMMINGPWQIPALNEDSSLEWGSVQVPVNKAGQTPIAPLGGEVWTIPQTGNKDKQGKAAEFISCITSDDNQISLATERYTVPTKPELAAAYVEKMPDMASFTEQIANARSRTGNLGAEWPKAATTIYTAIQLVLTGKATVDEAFAQAAKG